In the Sus scrofa isolate TJ Tabasco breed Duroc chromosome 7, Sscrofa11.1, whole genome shotgun sequence genome, one interval contains:
- the ARRDC4 gene encoding arrestin domain-containing protein 4 isoform X2, producing the protein MVGCWFFTSGPVSLSAKIERKGYCNGEAIPIYAEIENCSSRLIVPKAAIFQTQTYLASGKTKTVRHMVANVRGNHIASGSTDTWNGKTLKIPPVTPSILDCCIIRVDYSLAVYIHIPGAKKLMLELPLVIGTVPYNGFGSRNSSIASQFIMDMSWLTLTLPEQPEAPPNYADVVSEEEFSRHVPPYPQPPNCEGDSCCPMFACIQEFRFQPPPLYSEVDPHPSDIEETQPVSFIL; encoded by the exons ATGGTTGGCTGTTGGTTTTTCACTTCTGGTCCAGTCTCGTTGAGTGCCAAAATCGAAAGAAAGGGCTACTGTAATG gagAAGCTATTCCAATCTATGCAGAAATAGAGAATTGTTCCTCCCGTCTGATTGTTCCCAAAGCTGCCATTTTCCAGACCCAGACTTACTTGGCCAGTGGGAAAACAAAGACTGTGCGGCACATGGTGGCCAATGTGCGCGGGAACCACATCGCATCCGGGAGCACTGACACCTGGAACGGGAAGACCCTCAAGATCCCACCTGTGACACCGTCCATCCTGGACTGCTGCATCATCCGTGTGGACTACTCCTTAGCT GTGTATATTCACATTCCTGGTGCTAAAAAATTGATGCTTGAACTGCCCTTAGTGATTGGCACGGTTCCATATAATGGTTTTGGCAGCAGAAACTCCAGCATTGCCAGCCAGTTCATTATGGATATGAGCTGGTTGACACTGACTCTGCCAGAACAGCCTGAAG cTCCACCAAATTATGCAGACGTGGTGTCAGAGGAAGAATTCTCTAGACATGTTCCTCCTTACCCTCAACCCCCTAACTGCGAGGGGGACTCATGCTGCCCTATGTTTGCCTGCATTCAGGAATTCCGGTTTCAGCCTCCACCTCTTTATTCAGAG GTTGATCCACATCCTAGTGACATAGAAGAAACCCAGCCTGTTTCCTTCATCCTCTGA